In Salmonella enterica subsp. enterica serovar Typhimurium str. LT2, a single window of DNA contains:
- the mrr gene encoding restriction of methylated adenine (similar to E. coli restriction of methylated adenine (AAC77307.1); Blastp hit to AAC77307.1 (304 aa), 77% identity in aa 1 - 304), whose protein sequence is MAVPTYDKFIEPVLRFLATRPEGALVREVREAAAEMLGLDEQQRAEVITSGQLTYQNRTGWAHDRLKRAGLSQSLSRGKWCLTPAGMSWVASHPQPMTELEVSHFACDFNGVKLSKLADAVALDPQPESIEDDELARSSPDDRLEQALNEIRESVAEELLENLLQVSPARFEVIVLDVLHRLGYGGHRGDLQRVGGTGDGGIDGIISLDKLGLEKVYVQAKRWKGTVGSAEVRGFYGALPEQKVKRGVFITTSGFTAHARDYANKVEGLVLVDGDRLVHLMIDNDIGVSSRLLKLPKLDMDYFE, encoded by the coding sequence ATGGCTGTTCCAACATATGACAAATTTATTGAACCAGTGTTGCGTTTTCTGGCCACTCGACCCGAGGGCGCTTTGGTCAGAGAAGTGCGTGAAGCTGCAGCCGAAATGCTTGGGTTAGATGAGCAGCAGCGTGCAGAGGTGATTACCAGTGGACAACTGACGTACCAGAACCGCACCGGTTGGGCGCACGATCGTCTCAAACGCGCCGGGTTATCGCAGAGCCTATCCCGGGGAAAATGGTGTTTAACACCAGCGGGAATGAGCTGGGTTGCCTCGCATCCGCAGCCGATGACCGAGCTGGAAGTGAGTCATTTTGCTTGTGATTTTAACGGCGTAAAGCTCAGTAAGCTGGCAGATGCGGTGGCGTTAGATCCACAGCCAGAATCGATTGAGGATGATGAGCTTGCCAGAAGCAGCCCGGACGATCGCCTGGAGCAAGCGCTCAATGAGATTCGTGAATCTGTTGCCGAAGAATTGCTGGAGAACCTGCTTCAGGTTTCGCCGGCGCGTTTTGAAGTGATTGTGTTAGATGTGTTGCACCGCCTGGGATATGGCGGCCATCGCGGTGATTTGCAGCGCGTAGGGGGAACCGGCGATGGCGGCATTGACGGTATTATCTCTCTCGATAAGCTCGGGCTGGAAAAAGTCTACGTTCAGGCCAAACGCTGGAAAGGCACCGTCGGGAGCGCTGAAGTCAGGGGCTTTTATGGCGCATTGCCTGAGCAAAAAGTGAAACGTGGCGTCTTTATTACCACCTCAGGTTTTACGGCGCATGCCAGAGACTATGCTAACAAAGTTGAAGGTCTGGTGCTGGTGGATGGCGACAGGCTGGTGCATCTGATGATTGATAATGATATTGGCGTATCCTCACGTTTACTCAAGTTGCCAAAGCTCGATATGGATTACTTTGAGTAG
- a CDS encoding putative inner membrane protein: MPMEFEWDANKAKSNLRKHGVRFEDAVLVFDDPRHLSRQERYENGEYRWQTLGLVHGIVVILVAHSVRFESGFEVIRIISARKADRKERNRYEHG; the protein is encoded by the coding sequence ATGCCGATGGAGTTTGAATGGGATGCGAACAAGGCTAAAAGCAACCTGAGGAAGCACGGTGTCCGTTTTGAGGATGCGGTACTGGTGTTTGACGATCCCCGACACCTGTCACGTCAGGAGCGTTATGAGAATGGAGAATATCGTTGGCAGACCCTCGGCCTTGTTCATGGCATTGTGGTCATTCTGGTTGCTCATAGCGTTCGGTTCGAAAGTGGTTTTGAAGTTATCCGTATCATCAGCGCCCGCAAGGCAGACAGAAAAGAGAGGAATCGTTATGAGCATGGTTAA
- a CDS encoding putative cytoplasmic protein, translated as MSMVKHKRGNASALSAQHEAELKALAKKSDDEIDYSDIPASEDGQWSEAVRGKFFRPLKTQASVRIDADVMEWLKRPGKGYQTRLNAILREAMLREQNKK; from the coding sequence ATGAGCATGGTTAAACATAAACGCGGCAACGCATCCGCGCTGAGTGCTCAGCATGAGGCTGAACTGAAGGCGCTGGCGAAAAAATCAGATGATGAGATTGATTACAGCGACATTCCCGCTTCGGAGGATGGGCAGTGGTCTGAAGCAGTGCGTGGTAAGTTTTTTCGCCCGTTAAAAACTCAGGCCTCGGTGCGTATTGACGCCGATGTGATGGAGTGGCTGAAACGGCCAGGAAAAGGCTACCAGACGCGGCTCAATGCCATTCTGCGCGAGGCGATGCTGCGCGAGCAAAATAAGAAATAG
- the yjiA gene encoding putative cobalamin synthesis protein (similar to E. coli orf, hypothetical protein (AAC77308.1); Blastp hit to AAC77308.1 (284 aa), 90% identity in aa 1 - 284): MTPIAVTLLTGFLGAGKTTLLRHILNEQHGFKIAVIENEFGEVSVDDQLIGDRATQIKTLTNGCICCTRSNELEDALLDLLDSRDRGDIAFDRLVIECTGMADPGPIIQTFFSHDVLCERYLLDGVIALVDAVHANEQMNQFTIAQSQIGYADRILLTKTDVAGDSEKLRERLARINARAPVYTVVHGDIDLSQLFNTSGFMLEENVLASQPRFHFIADKQNDVSSIVVELDYPVDISEVSRVMENLLLESADKLLRYKGMLWIDGEPNRLLFQGVQRLYSADWDRPWGDETPHSTLVFIGIQLPEDEIRAAFVGLRK, translated from the coding sequence ATGACCCCGATTGCAGTTACCCTACTTACCGGTTTTCTTGGTGCCGGCAAAACCACCCTACTACGCCATATCCTCAACGAACAACATGGTTTTAAAATCGCCGTTATCGAAAACGAATTTGGCGAAGTCTCCGTTGACGATCAACTGATTGGCGATCGCGCCACACAGATCAAAACCCTGACTAACGGCTGCATCTGCTGTACCCGCTCCAACGAGCTGGAAGATGCGCTATTAGACCTGCTCGACAGCCGCGACCGCGGCGATATTGCTTTCGACCGCCTGGTGATTGAATGCACCGGCATGGCTGACCCCGGCCCGATTATTCAGACCTTTTTCTCCCATGACGTATTATGCGAACGCTACCTGTTAGACGGCGTGATTGCGCTGGTCGACGCGGTGCACGCTAACGAGCAGATGAATCAGTTCACCATAGCCCAGTCGCAGATAGGCTACGCCGACCGCATTCTGTTGACCAAAACCGACGTGGCAGGCGACAGCGAGAAACTGCGCGAGCGGCTGGCGCGTATCAACGCCCGCGCCCCGGTTTACACCGTGGTACACGGCGATATTGACCTGAGTCAGTTGTTTAATACCAGCGGCTTTATGCTGGAAGAGAACGTGCTGGCAAGCCAACCGCGTTTCCACTTTATTGCCGATAAACAGAACGATGTATCGTCAATTGTGGTGGAACTGGATTACCCGGTGGATATCAGCGAGGTGTCGCGGGTGATGGAAAACCTGCTGCTGGAATCAGCGGATAAACTGCTGCGTTACAAAGGGATGCTGTGGATCGACGGCGAACCCAACCGCCTGCTGTTCCAGGGCGTGCAGCGCCTCTACAGCGCCGACTGGGACAGACCGTGGGGCGACGAAACGCCGCACAGCACGCTGGTATTTATCGGGATCCAGTTGCCGGAAGACGAGATCAGAGCGGCATTTGTGGGGTTAAGGAAGTAA
- the yjiX gene encoding putative cytoplasmic protein (similar to E. coli orf, hypothetical protein (AAC77309.1); Blastp hit to AAC77309.1 (67 aa), 94% identity in aa 1 - 67), with product MFDTLGQAKKYLGQAAKMLIGIPDYDNYVEHMKTNHPDKPYMTYEEFFRERQQARYGGDGKGGMRCC from the coding sequence ATGTTTGATACTTTAGGTCAGGCAAAAAAATATCTCGGCCAGGCGGCAAAAATGTTGATTGGTATTCCGGACTACGACAACTATGTCGAGCACATGAAAACCAACCATCCCGACAAGCCGTACATGACCTATGAAGAGTTCTTCCGCGAACGTCAGCAAGCACGTTACGGCGGCGATGGCAAAGGCGGTATGCGCTGTTGTTAA
- the yjiY gene encoding putative carbon starvation protein (similar to E. coli putative carbon starvation protein (AAC77310.1); Blastp hit to AAC77310.1 (721 aa), 96% identity in aa 6 - 721) yields the protein MDTKKIFKHIPWVILGIIGAFCLSVVALRRGEHVSALWIVVASVSVYLVAYRYYSLYIAQKVMKLDPTRATPAVINNDGLNYVPTNRYVLFGHHFAAIAGAGPLVGPVLAAQMGYLPGTLWLLAGVVLAGAVQDFMVLFISSRRNGASLGEMIKEEMGTVPGTIALFGCFLIMIIILAVLALIVVKALAESPWGVFTVCSTVPIALFMGIYMRFLRPGRVGEVSVIGIVLLVASIYFGGVIAHDPYWGPALTFKDTTITFALIGYAFVSALLPVWLILAPRDYLATFLKIGVIVGLALGIVILNPELKMPALTQYVDGTGPLWKGALFPFLFITIACGAVSGFHALISSGTTPKLLACETDARFIGYGAMLMESFVAVMALVAASIIEPGLYFAMNTPPAGLGITMPNLHEMGGENAPLIMAQLKDVTAHAAATVSSWGFVISPEQILQTAKDIGEPSVLNRAGGAPTLAVGIAHVFHKVLPMADMGFWYHFGILFEALFILTALDAGTRSGRFMLQDLLGNFVPFLKKTDSLVAGIIGTAGCVGLWGYLLYQGVVDPLGGVKSLWPLFGISNQMLAAVALVLSTVVLIKMQRTKYIWVTVIPAVWLLICTTWALGLKLFSANPQMEGFFYMANLYKEKIANGANLTEQQIANMNHIVVNNYTNAGLSILFLVVVYSIIFYGFTTWMKVRNSDKRTDKETPYVPVPEGGVKISSHH from the coding sequence ATGGATACGAAAAAGATATTCAAGCACATACCCTGGGTGATTCTCGGAATCATCGGTGCTTTCTGCCTCTCGGTCGTTGCCCTACGTCGGGGTGAACACGTGAGCGCCCTGTGGATCGTGGTCGCTTCCGTTTCCGTCTATCTGGTGGCTTACCGCTACTACAGCCTGTACATCGCCCAGAAGGTCATGAAACTCGACCCGACGCGCGCGACGCCGGCGGTTATCAATAACGACGGCCTGAACTACGTGCCGACTAACCGCTACGTGCTGTTTGGTCACCACTTCGCCGCCATCGCTGGCGCAGGTCCGCTGGTCGGGCCGGTATTGGCCGCGCAGATGGGCTATCTGCCGGGGACACTGTGGTTACTGGCGGGCGTGGTGCTCGCGGGCGCAGTGCAGGACTTTATGGTGCTGTTCATCTCTTCCCGCCGTAACGGCGCCTCTCTTGGCGAGATGATCAAAGAAGAGATGGGTACCGTTCCAGGCACCATCGCGCTGTTCGGCTGCTTCTTAATCATGATCATCATCCTCGCGGTGCTGGCATTAATCGTGGTTAAAGCGCTGGCCGAAAGCCCGTGGGGCGTCTTCACCGTCTGCTCCACGGTGCCGATTGCGCTGTTTATGGGCATCTACATGCGCTTCCTGCGTCCGGGACGCGTAGGCGAAGTCTCCGTTATTGGTATCGTGCTGCTGGTGGCGTCTATTTACTTCGGCGGCGTGATTGCCCACGACCCTTACTGGGGCCCGGCGCTGACCTTTAAAGACACCACCATTACCTTCGCGCTGATCGGCTACGCCTTTGTTTCCGCGCTGCTGCCGGTATGGCTGATCCTTGCCCCGCGCGACTATCTCGCTACCTTCCTGAAAATCGGCGTGATCGTCGGTCTGGCGCTGGGGATTGTGATCCTCAACCCGGAACTAAAAATGCCGGCATTGACGCAGTATGTCGACGGTACCGGCCCGCTGTGGAAAGGCGCTCTGTTCCCGTTCCTGTTCATCACCATCGCCTGTGGCGCCGTCTCTGGCTTCCACGCGCTCATCTCCTCCGGCACCACGCCGAAACTGCTGGCCTGTGAGACCGATGCGCGTTTTATCGGCTACGGCGCGATGCTGATGGAGTCCTTTGTTGCGGTGATGGCGCTGGTGGCGGCCTCGATCATTGAACCGGGTCTCTACTTCGCGATGAACACCCCGCCGGCAGGTCTGGGCATTACCATGCCAAACCTGCACGAGATGGGCGGCGAGAACGCGCCGCTGATTATGGCGCAGTTGAAAGACGTTACCGCACATGCAGCGGCGACCGTCAGCTCCTGGGGCTTTGTGATTTCCCCGGAACAAATCCTGCAAACTGCGAAAGATATCGGTGAACCGTCAGTATTGAACCGCGCAGGCGGCGCGCCAACGCTGGCAGTAGGTATCGCGCATGTGTTCCACAAAGTCCTGCCGATGGCGGATATGGGCTTCTGGTATCACTTCGGTATTCTGTTCGAAGCGCTGTTTATCCTGACCGCGCTGGATGCGGGTACCCGTTCCGGCCGCTTTATGTTGCAGGATTTGCTGGGTAACTTCGTCCCGTTCCTGAAAAAAACCGATTCTCTGGTCGCGGGTATCATCGGTACCGCAGGCTGCGTCGGTTTGTGGGGCTATCTGCTGTATCAGGGCGTGGTCGACCCGCTGGGCGGCGTGAAGAGCCTGTGGCCGTTGTTCGGTATCTCTAACCAGATGCTGGCCGCCGTGGCGCTGGTGTTGAGCACCGTGGTACTGATCAAAATGCAGCGCACCAAATACATCTGGGTGACGGTAATTCCGGCGGTATGGCTGCTGATCTGCACCACCTGGGCGCTGGGCCTGAAACTGTTCAGCGCCAACCCACAGATGGAAGGTTTCTTCTACATGGCAAACCTGTATAAAGAGAAGATTGCCAACGGCGCCAACCTGACCGAGCAGCAGATTGCCAACATGAACCATATCGTGGTGAACAACTACACTAACGCTGGTTTGAGTATTCTGTTCCTGGTGGTGGTGTACAGTATTATCTTCTACGGTTTCACCACCTGGATGAAGGTACGCAACAGCGATAAACGTACCGACAAAGAAACCCCGTATGTGCCTGTGCCGGAAGGCGGCGTGAAGATCTCTTCACACCACTAA
- the tsr gene encoding methyl-accepting chemotaxis protein I (serine sensor receptor; similar to E. coli methyl-accepting chemotaxis protein I, serine sensor receptor (AAC77311.1); Blastp hit to AAC77311.1 (551 aa), 86% identity in aa 1 - 551) produces the protein MLKRIKIVTSLLLVLALFGLLQLTSGGLFFNSLKNDKENFTVLQTIRQQQSALNATWVELLQTRNTLNRAGIRWMMDQSNIGSGATVAELMQGATNTLKLTEKNWEQYEALPRDPRQSEAAFLEIKRTYDIYHGALAELIQLLGAGKINEFFDQPTQSYQDAFEKQYMAYMQQNDRLYDIAVEDNNSSYNQAMWVLVSVLIAVLVVIIAVWFGIKLSLIAPMNRLIESIRHIASGDLVKRIDVEGSNEMGQLAENLRHMQSELMRTVGDVRNGANAIYSGASEIAMGNNDLSSRTEQQAASLEETAASMEQLTATVKQNAENARQASHLALSASETAQKGGKVVDNVVQTMRDIASSSQKIADIISVIDGIAFQTNILALNAAVEAARAGEQGRGFAVVAGEVRNLAQRSAQAAREIKSLIEDSVSRVDVGSTLVESAGETMDEIVNAVTRVTDIMGEIASASDEQSRGIDQVGLAVAEMDRVTQQNASLVEESAAAAAALEEQASRLTQAVAVFRIHQQQQRAREVAAVKTPAAVSSPKAAVADGSDNWETF, from the coding sequence ATGTTAAAGCGAATTAAAATTGTTACCAGCTTACTGCTGGTATTGGCGCTATTTGGCCTTTTACAACTGACATCCGGCGGGCTGTTCTTCAACTCGCTGAAGAATGACAAAGAAAACTTCACCGTATTGCAAACTATTCGTCAGCAGCAGTCTGCCCTGAATGCAACCTGGGTGGAGCTGTTGCAAACGCGTAATACCCTGAATCGCGCGGGTATCCGCTGGATGATGGACCAGAGCAATATTGGCAGCGGCGCAACTGTCGCTGAACTGATGCAGGGGGCGACCAATACGCTGAAGCTGACCGAAAAAAACTGGGAGCAGTATGAGGCGTTACCGCGCGATCCACGTCAGAGTGAAGCGGCTTTCCTTGAGATCAAACGAACCTATGATATCTACCACGGCGCGTTGGCGGAGCTTATTCAGCTTCTTGGCGCGGGTAAGATTAACGAGTTTTTTGATCAACCGACTCAAAGCTATCAGGACGCTTTTGAGAAGCAGTACATGGCCTATATGCAGCAAAACGATCGTCTGTACGATATTGCTGTTGAGGATAACAACAGTTCCTACAACCAGGCGATGTGGGTACTGGTCAGTGTGCTGATTGCCGTTCTGGTGGTCATTATCGCCGTCTGGTTCGGCATCAAACTGTCGCTTATCGCCCCGATGAATCGTCTGATTGAAAGCATTCGTCATATCGCCAGCGGCGATCTGGTGAAGCGTATCGACGTGGAAGGCTCCAACGAAATGGGGCAGTTGGCTGAAAACCTGCGTCATATGCAAAGTGAACTGATGCGTACCGTGGGCGATGTACGTAACGGCGCGAATGCGATCTATAGCGGCGCCAGCGAGATTGCGATGGGCAACAACGATCTCTCTTCCCGTACTGAGCAGCAGGCAGCGTCTCTGGAAGAGACCGCCGCCAGTATGGAACAACTGACCGCCACCGTGAAACAGAACGCCGAAAACGCCCGTCAGGCCAGTCACCTGGCGCTGAGTGCGTCAGAGACAGCGCAAAAAGGCGGCAAAGTGGTGGATAACGTCGTACAAACAATGCGCGATATCGCCTCCAGTTCGCAGAAAATCGCCGATATTATCAGCGTAATCGACGGTATTGCTTTCCAGACCAATATTCTGGCGCTGAATGCGGCGGTAGAAGCGGCGCGCGCAGGCGAGCAGGGACGCGGGTTCGCAGTGGTGGCCGGTGAAGTCCGTAATCTGGCCCAGCGTAGCGCGCAGGCGGCACGGGAGATCAAGAGTCTGATTGAGGATTCCGTGAGCCGTGTTGATGTAGGTTCGACGCTGGTCGAAAGCGCCGGTGAAACCATGGATGAGATCGTCAATGCAGTGACCCGCGTGACCGATATCATGGGCGAGATTGCCTCGGCGTCTGACGAGCAAAGCCGTGGTATCGACCAGGTGGGCCTGGCGGTAGCGGAGATGGATCGCGTAACGCAGCAGAACGCCTCGCTGGTGGAAGAGTCCGCCGCCGCGGCTGCGGCGCTGGAAGAGCAAGCCAGCCGTCTGACCCAGGCCGTCGCGGTGTTCCGTATTCACCAGCAACAGCAGCGTGCGCGTGAAGTGGCTGCGGTAAAAACCCCGGCAGCCGTGTCGTCACCAAAGGCCGCAGTGGCCGACGGCAGCGATAATTGGGAAACATTTTAA
- a CDS encoding putative NtrC family transcriptional regulator, ATPase domain protein (similar to E. coli psp operon transcriptional activator (AAC74385.1); Blastp hit to AAC74385.1 (330 aa), 38% identity in aa 13 - 242) — MRKDALLAFLMNQTDFFDPENVSEVFTARYLAQRFNMQRNTASHYLNQLVAQGVLCKINTRPVYFLHKQAFSQQFFTLSRNEYASVAELLAHGEQECAPDDHFSLLIGHNESLKRPIEQLKTALFYPDGGLPLLMTGESGTGKSYLAQLMHEYAIAQALLSPDAPFISFNCAQYASNPELLAANLFGYVKGAFTGAQSDRPGAFEAADGGMLFLDEVHRLSAEGQEKLFTWLDRGEIYRVGDTAQGHPVSVRLVFATTEEIHSTFLTTFLRRIPIQVNLPDLQHRSRQEKEALILLFFWTEAKKLSATLILKPRLLQILNQYVYRGNVGELKNVVKYAVATAWAKKPGQETVTVSLHDLPDAMLSALPSLNEPLADDTPVSISPDTNLTWLLRARDEMQGMIHDTQCHVLALYELVRSGKEGWETVQKRMGDEIETLFDRLIFTGDDNVHSQRLLLITSQVREEFYRLEKRFNMQLNGNCIYALSHYLIHRTALAPSRLNSEQIRQLDAFLAQKYPLLYSFCLQILETLGQKLDLEPRRIDMLLLALWLHKQGANNQKQVTHAVILAHGYATASSIANVANRLLKNTIFESFDMPLDVTPEAIAQQVMRYLEEHPLASGLMILVDMGSLKAIHRHFDRALSTPVTIINNVSTSMALYVGERILQGHFIEEIARDIARDVPVEYQLYWPKSNKPRAILTTCATGIGVATNLCALLSASIPQALEIDVVACDYAMLASNKTQEPVFMRYDVLAIVGTLDPHIASVPWISLDSLISGEGNHYLMRLFGSLTTPEQVAEINNLLLKNFSLRRVIESVTILDTSKVINHVEQFLLRYEHLAGVTVSNERKVALYVHISCLIERLIRHAGITAWSGQQCPEQELNRLREAFSVIESNYSVKIPTAELGYIHNILTFETELIEQDQQF; from the coding sequence ATGCGCAAAGATGCCCTGCTTGCTTTCCTGATGAACCAAACGGATTTTTTTGATCCGGAAAATGTCAGTGAGGTGTTTACCGCGCGCTATCTGGCGCAGCGTTTTAATATGCAGCGCAATACCGCCAGCCATTATCTGAACCAACTGGTGGCGCAGGGCGTGCTCTGCAAAATCAATACCCGTCCCGTCTATTTCCTGCATAAGCAGGCATTTAGCCAACAGTTTTTTACCCTTTCGCGTAATGAATACGCCAGCGTCGCGGAGCTGTTAGCGCACGGGGAACAGGAGTGCGCGCCGGACGATCACTTTTCCCTGTTGATTGGCCATAACGAAAGCCTGAAGCGCCCGATTGAGCAACTGAAAACCGCGCTGTTTTATCCCGACGGCGGACTGCCGCTACTGATGACCGGCGAAAGCGGCACCGGGAAAAGTTATCTGGCGCAGCTCATGCACGAATATGCCATCGCCCAGGCGCTTCTGTCGCCGGATGCGCCATTTATCAGTTTTAATTGCGCCCAGTATGCGAGCAATCCCGAACTGCTGGCGGCGAATCTTTTTGGCTATGTGAAGGGCGCGTTTACCGGCGCGCAGAGCGACAGACCGGGCGCGTTCGAGGCGGCTGACGGCGGCATGTTATTTCTGGATGAAGTCCACCGGCTGAGCGCCGAAGGGCAGGAGAAGCTCTTTACCTGGCTCGATCGTGGTGAAATTTATCGGGTAGGCGACACCGCGCAGGGGCATCCGGTTTCGGTACGTCTGGTATTTGCGACGACCGAAGAGATACACAGTACCTTTCTGACGACATTTTTGCGACGCATCCCGATTCAGGTCAACCTGCCGGATCTCCAGCACCGTAGCCGCCAGGAAAAAGAGGCGCTGATCTTACTGTTTTTCTGGACGGAGGCGAAAAAACTTTCGGCCACGCTTATCCTCAAACCGCGTTTGTTGCAGATCCTCAATCAGTATGTTTATCGCGGCAACGTCGGCGAGCTGAAAAATGTGGTGAAGTATGCGGTGGCGACGGCATGGGCGAAAAAGCCTGGGCAGGAAACCGTTACCGTGTCGCTGCACGATCTGCCGGATGCCATGCTGTCGGCATTGCCGTCACTGAATGAACCGCTGGCGGACGACACGCCGGTGAGCATCTCGCCCGACACGAACCTTACCTGGCTGCTGCGCGCCCGCGACGAGATGCAGGGCATGATCCATGATACGCAGTGTCATGTGCTGGCGCTGTACGAGCTGGTACGTAGCGGGAAAGAGGGGTGGGAGACGGTACAAAAAAGAATGGGCGATGAAATTGAGACCCTCTTCGATCGCCTGATTTTTACCGGCGACGATAATGTGCACTCACAGCGGTTGCTGTTAATTACAAGCCAGGTGCGGGAAGAGTTTTATCGTCTGGAGAAGCGCTTCAATATGCAGCTTAACGGCAACTGTATTTACGCGCTTAGCCACTATTTAATCCATCGTACCGCACTGGCGCCTTCTCGTCTCAACAGCGAGCAGATCCGCCAACTGGACGCCTTCCTCGCCCAGAAATATCCGCTGCTGTACAGCTTCTGTTTACAAATTCTGGAGACGCTGGGCCAGAAGCTGGATCTGGAGCCGAGACGCATTGATATGCTGCTGCTGGCGCTTTGGCTGCATAAACAGGGGGCTAACAACCAAAAACAGGTGACGCATGCGGTGATTCTGGCGCACGGCTATGCCACCGCCAGCAGTATCGCCAACGTCGCCAACCGGTTACTGAAAAATACGATTTTTGAATCGTTCGATATGCCGCTGGACGTCACGCCGGAGGCGATAGCGCAGCAGGTGATGCGCTATCTGGAAGAGCATCCGCTCGCCTCCGGCCTGATGATTCTGGTGGATATGGGATCGCTCAAGGCCATTCATCGTCATTTTGATCGCGCGCTTTCCACGCCGGTGACGATTATCAACAACGTCTCGACCAGCATGGCCCTGTATGTAGGGGAGCGTATTTTACAGGGGCATTTTATTGAAGAGATCGCTCGCGATATCGCCCGGGATGTGCCGGTCGAGTATCAGCTCTACTGGCCGAAAAGCAACAAACCGCGCGCCATACTGACCACCTGCGCGACCGGTATCGGTGTGGCGACGAATCTTTGCGCATTACTGAGCGCCAGTATTCCGCAGGCGCTGGAGATTGACGTCGTCGCCTGCGATTATGCGATGCTGGCGAGCAATAAAACCCAGGAGCCGGTATTTATGCGCTACGACGTACTGGCGATAGTCGGCACGCTGGACCCGCACATCGCCAGCGTGCCGTGGATTTCGCTCGACTCGCTGATCTCCGGCGAGGGGAATCACTATCTGATGCGGCTGTTTGGTTCGCTGACCACGCCGGAGCAGGTGGCGGAGATCAACAACCTGCTGCTGAAAAACTTCTCGCTCCGACGAGTGATCGAATCCGTCACCATCCTCGACACCAGCAAAGTCATCAACCACGTTGAGCAGTTTCTGCTGCGCTATGAGCATCTGGCGGGCGTTACCGTCTCGAATGAAAGAAAGGTGGCGCTCTATGTGCATATTAGTTGCCTGATTGAGCGTCTGATCCGCCATGCGGGCATTACTGCCTGGAGTGGGCAACAGTGTCCGGAACAGGAACTGAATCGGCTACGGGAAGCGTTTAGTGTCATTGAGAGTAACTACAGTGTCAAAATCCCCACCGCCGAGCTTGGCTATATTCATAATATCCTGACCTTCGAAACAGAACTTATCGAGCAAGATCAACAGTTTTAA
- a CDS encoding putative PTS permease (similar to E. coli PTS enzyme IIAB, mannose-specific (AAC74887.1); Blastp hit to AAC74887.1 (323 aa), 22% identity in aa 6 - 127) produces the protein MKRHYIFASHGTLASGVLNSVELILGKRSNVWTLCAYVEESVDLSQQVDTLIARIPPEDEIIALTDIFAGSVNNEFVRYLSRENFHLLAGINLPLVIDLFMSENDGNTTHTIMTALADSKENIQYCNQTITSAMQSDKDF, from the coding sequence ATGAAGAGACATTATATTTTCGCCAGCCACGGCACGCTGGCCAGCGGAGTTTTAAACTCCGTGGAGCTGATTTTAGGCAAACGGTCAAATGTCTGGACGCTGTGCGCTTACGTTGAAGAGAGCGTGGATTTAAGCCAGCAGGTAGATACGCTAATTGCCCGGATCCCGCCGGAAGATGAAATTATTGCGCTGACCGATATTTTTGCCGGCAGCGTGAATAACGAATTTGTCCGTTATTTATCACGGGAAAATTTTCATCTGCTGGCAGGGATTAACCTGCCGCTGGTTATCGATCTCTTTATGTCGGAAAACGATGGCAATACCACGCATACCATAATGACGGCGTTAGCGGATTCAAAAGAAAATATTCAGTACTGCAATCAAACTATCACCAGCGCCATGCAAAGCGATAAAGATTTTTAA